The Hymenobacter oligotrophus genome has a window encoding:
- a CDS encoding low affinity iron permease family protein yields MTPNEALQEVGSQNQGSLFQRISHTISRWSGSSWAFMLALGVVLGWALTGPMFQYSETWQLVINTGTTIVTFLMVFLIQRAQNKDSLVLHLKLNELIAATKGASNRLINAQDFTEEEIAVLHRFYCLLAEKAQQDNDLGRTHTVEEAEENHAEKMVSHSA; encoded by the coding sequence ATGACTCCCAATGAAGCCTTGCAAGAAGTAGGCAGCCAAAACCAAGGTTCGCTTTTCCAACGCATTTCGCATACCATTAGCCGGTGGTCGGGCTCGTCGTGGGCCTTTATGCTGGCCTTGGGCGTGGTACTGGGCTGGGCCCTCACCGGGCCCATGTTTCAGTACTCCGAAACCTGGCAACTCGTCATCAACACCGGCACCACCATCGTCACGTTTCTGATGGTGTTTCTGATTCAGCGGGCCCAAAACAAAGATTCGCTGGTGCTGCACCTGAAGCTGAACGAGCTGATTGCGGCCACCAAAGGTGCCAGCAACCGCCTCATCAACGCGCAGGATTTCACGGAAGAAGAAATTGCCGTACTGCACCGCTTTTACTGCCTGCTGGCCGAAAAGGCCCAGCAGGACAACGACCTAGGGCGTACCCACACCGTGGAGGAGGCCGAGGAAAACCACGCCGAGAAAATGGTGAGCCACAGCGCCTAA
- a CDS encoding VIT1/CCC1 transporter family protein, translating into MAAYHQHPHPEEHLTSSAVLQDIVIGLSDGLTVPFALAAGLSGAVQSSELVITAGLAEIVAGSIAMGLGGYLSGRTELDHYASELRREYREVDEVPHVEREEVRELLADMGLSPATQEQAVRELTADRDQWVKFMMKYELGLEQPDPKRARNSAATIGLAYALGGLIPLSAYFATATPREGLGWSAVITLLCLLVFGYFRSRLTGQPPFWGALKMAGIGAVAAAAAFGVARLVEGL; encoded by the coding sequence ATGGCAGCCTACCACCAGCACCCCCACCCCGAGGAGCACCTCACCAGCTCAGCCGTTCTGCAGGACATCGTTATCGGCTTGTCGGATGGGCTTACGGTGCCGTTTGCCCTGGCGGCCGGGCTTAGCGGCGCGGTGCAGTCGTCGGAGCTGGTTATCACGGCTGGCTTGGCCGAAATCGTGGCGGGCTCCATTGCCATGGGCCTGGGCGGCTACCTTTCGGGCCGCACCGAGCTCGACCACTACGCCTCCGAGTTGCGGCGCGAATACCGCGAGGTTGACGAAGTGCCGCACGTGGAGCGCGAGGAAGTGCGCGAGCTGCTGGCCGACATGGGCCTCTCGCCGGCAACCCAGGAGCAAGCCGTGCGCGAGCTCACCGCCGACCGCGACCAGTGGGTGAAGTTTATGATGAAGTACGAGCTGGGCCTGGAGCAGCCCGACCCCAAACGGGCCCGCAACAGCGCCGCCACCATTGGGCTGGCCTACGCCCTAGGTGGCCTGATTCCGCTGAGCGCCTACTTCGCCACGGCAACGCCCCGCGAGGGCTTGGGGTGGTCGGCCGTAATTACGCTGCTGTGCTTGCTGGTATTCGGGTATTTCAGAAGCCGCCTCACGGGCCAACCCCCGTTTTGGGGGGCGCTGAAAATGGCGGGCATCGGTGCCGTGGCGGCAGCGGCGGCGTTTGGGGTGGCCCGGTTGGTGGAGGGGCTGTAG
- a CDS encoding TetR/AcrR family transcriptional regulator — protein MSAKKDDKRDAILQAAAQCFSRFGYDKTTLQDIGDAAKLNKASLYYYFRNKEDLFVQVVLLEAERYLGALQEQVQPLMRATDKIVAYLTGRLEYYRQVLNLHQLSIENLQRLEPMFDDVYQAVRGQELAFLGELLSEGVTDREFLKLQPERTADALLTVADGIKHEAVQRARTRFAHEVDYAPVQEKLTYTLTLLLNGLKK, from the coding sequence ATGAGTGCCAAAAAAGACGACAAGCGCGACGCCATTCTGCAGGCAGCCGCCCAGTGCTTTAGCCGCTTCGGCTACGACAAAACCACGCTGCAAGACATTGGCGATGCCGCCAAGCTCAACAAGGCTTCGCTCTATTACTATTTCCGCAACAAGGAAGACCTGTTTGTGCAAGTAGTGCTGCTGGAAGCCGAGCGCTACCTAGGAGCGCTGCAAGAGCAGGTGCAGCCGCTGATGCGCGCCACCGACAAAATTGTGGCCTACCTCACGGGCCGCCTCGAGTATTACCGCCAAGTGCTCAACCTGCACCAGCTTAGCATCGAGAACCTGCAGCGCCTGGAGCCCATGTTCGACGACGTGTACCAGGCCGTGCGCGGGCAGGAGCTGGCGTTTTTGGGCGAGCTGCTGAGCGAGGGCGTAACCGACCGCGAGTTTCTGAAGCTGCAGCCCGAGCGCACCGCCGACGCCCTGCTCACGGTGGCCGACGGCATCAAGCACGAGGCCGTGCAACGTGCCCGCACGCGCTTTGCCCACGAGGTCGACTACGCCCCCGTGCAGGAGAAACTGACTTACACCCTCACGTTGCTGCTCAACGGACTAAAAAAATAA
- a CDS encoding NFACT RNA binding domain-containing protein, with translation MHNNYFFLRLLAPALARHLGGYRVVACFSQEKDELVIGLTNQRSAPANGAAEFWLKAHLAGTQPLLSLPESFHRARQNSVDLLPDMLGREVAAVGTVPNDRVLRIGFADGAVLLLKLFGPRPNAVFYSTPDAPGQLFQQRVVEDAALLHQSAKPTPTDAEVAAHPDPARLFPTLGEVPRVWLRSQGYDTAEPPRRAALVHQVLQLLGTPEACYIIQLEGRTRLSLLPVGTVEQTLAPEPVAALRAFVPLLLGRGAYEAELRQLRQQLEKRADEATTSAALARRRLHALEHEASYRQTADLIMANLHQIPAGAAQVELLDFYQNDQPRTIKLKPTETPQRTAQNLYRKAKNQQIETQQLQERVEKRETEALWCLERLEELPALADLRQLRSWRKQHGLDAAAQTKAANELPFKVFEDGGFTILVGRNAQNNDLLTQRYAHKDDLWLHAKDVSGSHVVIKQRPGHPVPEPVLERVAQLAAWYSRRKNDSLCPVTVTPKKFVRKPKGAEAGKVIVEREKVVLVVPANPYERNA, from the coding sequence ATGCACAACAACTACTTCTTCCTGCGTTTGCTGGCTCCTGCCCTCGCCCGGCACCTAGGCGGCTACCGCGTGGTGGCGTGCTTTTCGCAGGAAAAAGATGAGCTGGTAATTGGCCTTACCAACCAGAGGTCAGCGCCAGCTAACGGCGCGGCCGAGTTTTGGCTAAAGGCCCATTTGGCCGGCACGCAGCCGTTGCTGAGCCTGCCCGAAAGCTTCCACCGCGCCCGCCAGAACTCCGTCGACCTACTGCCCGACATGCTCGGCCGCGAGGTAGCCGCAGTGGGCACCGTGCCCAACGACCGGGTGCTGCGCATCGGGTTTGCCGATGGTGCCGTTTTGCTGCTAAAGCTGTTCGGACCTAGGCCCAACGCGGTGTTCTACTCCACCCCCGATGCGCCGGGGCAATTGTTTCAGCAGCGGGTAGTAGAAGACGCGGCCCTGCTACACCAATCCGCCAAGCCCACGCCCACCGACGCGGAAGTAGCCGCGCACCCCGATCCAGCCCGGCTCTTCCCGACGCTGGGCGAGGTACCCCGCGTGTGGCTCCGCTCCCAAGGCTACGACACGGCTGAGCCACCTAGGCGCGCGGCGCTCGTGCATCAAGTATTGCAGTTGCTCGGTACCCCCGAGGCCTGCTACATCATTCAGCTGGAGGGCCGCACGCGGCTGAGCCTGTTGCCGGTGGGCACTGTGGAGCAAACCTTGGCGCCCGAGCCCGTGGCGGCGCTGCGGGCGTTTGTGCCGCTGCTGCTGGGCCGCGGCGCCTACGAAGCCGAGCTGCGCCAGCTGCGGCAACAACTGGAGAAACGCGCCGACGAAGCCACCACCAGCGCCGCCCTGGCCCGCCGCCGCCTGCACGCGCTGGAGCACGAGGCCAGTTACCGCCAAACCGCCGACCTGATAATGGCCAACCTGCACCAAATACCGGCCGGGGCGGCGCAGGTGGAGTTGCTGGATTTTTACCAGAACGACCAGCCGCGCACCATTAAGCTGAAGCCTACCGAAACACCGCAGCGCACCGCCCAAAACCTCTACCGCAAGGCCAAAAATCAGCAGATTGAAACCCAGCAACTGCAGGAGCGCGTAGAAAAGCGCGAAACCGAAGCCCTGTGGTGCCTGGAGCGCCTGGAAGAGTTGCCTGCTTTGGCCGACCTGCGCCAGCTGCGCAGCTGGCGCAAGCAGCACGGCCTCGACGCGGCCGCGCAAACCAAAGCCGCCAACGAGTTGCCTTTTAAAGTGTTCGAAGACGGTGGCTTTACCATTTTGGTGGGCCGCAACGCCCAAAACAACGACCTGCTGACGCAGCGCTACGCCCACAAAGATGACTTGTGGCTGCACGCCAAAGACGTGAGCGGCTCGCACGTGGTAATTAAGCAACGCCCGGGCCACCCCGTGCCCGAGCCCGTGCTCGAGCGTGTGGCCCAATTGGCTGCGTGGTACTCGCGCCGCAAAAACGACTCGCTGTGCCCCGTTACGGTTACGCCCAAAAAGTTTGTGCGCAAACCCAAAGGCGCCGAGGCCGGCAAAGTGATTGTGGAGCGCGAAAAAGTGGTGCTGGTAGTACCCGCCAACCCCTACGAGCGCAACGCCTAG
- a CDS encoding response regulator encodes MSDSKTILIAEDSSVILNLTKKILELQKYRIVSAKNGGEVVKQLEAQPIDCILLDINIPVKDGMTVAREIRQHGNDKIRQVPIIAITGNANNYTMDDFREAGITDYLPKPLDFDALVRTVKQHIG; translated from the coding sequence ATGTCCGACTCGAAAACCATCCTTATTGCGGAGGACAGCTCCGTTATCCTGAACCTGACCAAGAAGATTCTGGAGTTGCAGAAATACCGCATTGTGTCGGCGAAAAACGGAGGCGAGGTGGTGAAGCAGCTCGAAGCCCAACCGATCGACTGCATTTTGCTCGACATCAACATTCCGGTGAAGGACGGCATGACGGTGGCCCGCGAAATTCGCCAGCACGGCAACGACAAAATCCGCCAGGTGCCCATCATTGCCATTACCGGCAATGCCAACAACTACACCATGGACGATTTCCGCGAGGCAGGCATTACGGACTACTTGCCCAAACCGCTCGATTTCGACGCCCTGGTGCGCACCGTAAAGCAGCACATCGGATAG
- a CDS encoding MOSC domain-containing protein, producing the protein MAFPFFGDDKSVVARLLATLPQVGRVEWIGLRPARRQPLLSVPQVEALTDAHLTGDHARPKPGGKRQVTLIQHEHLASVAGFLGLPEPVDPGRLRRNLSISGLNLLALKNRRIGIGAEVVLEITGECHPCSRMEEELGPGGYNAMRGHGGLTARIVQGGSIRVGDAVRVLEGA; encoded by the coding sequence ATGGCTTTTCCCTTTTTCGGCGACGACAAATCGGTGGTGGCGCGTTTGCTGGCTACCCTGCCGCAAGTAGGCCGCGTGGAGTGGATTGGCCTGCGCCCCGCCCGGCGGCAGCCGCTGCTCTCGGTGCCCCAAGTGGAGGCCCTGACCGACGCCCACCTAACCGGCGACCACGCCCGCCCCAAACCCGGCGGCAAACGGCAGGTAACGCTTATCCAGCACGAGCACTTGGCTTCGGTGGCGGGCTTTTTGGGTTTGCCCGAGCCGGTTGACCCCGGCCGGCTACGCCGCAACCTCAGCATCAGCGGCCTGAATTTGCTGGCACTTAAAAACCGCCGCATCGGCATTGGCGCGGAGGTGGTGCTGGAAATCACGGGCGAGTGCCACCCCTGCTCGCGCATGGAGGAAGAGCTTGGGCCCGGCGGTTACAATGCCATGCGCGGCCACGGCGGCCTCACGGCCCGCATCGTGCAGGGCGGCAGCATTCGGGTAGGCGATGCCGTGCGGGTGCTGGAGGGGGCTTAG
- a CDS encoding MBL fold metallo-hydrolase produces MQVTFLGSGTSQGVPVIGCHCAVCRSVDFRDKRLRVSVHLQVQGRSIIIDSGPDFRQQVLREQIDHLDALVFTHEHKDHTAGMDDIRAYNFKQRQDMPVYAEPRVLEQLKREYAYIFADQKYPGVPQVKTIPILSDTAGFEVEGIEFQPIRALHYKLPVLGFRVGRFSYVTDANHLSPESRERLRGSDVLVLNALRHEPHISHFSLSEALEVIEDVQPKRAYLTHISHLLGRHREVETTLPPHVKLAYDGLRVEV; encoded by the coding sequence ATGCAAGTTACTTTCCTAGGTTCTGGTACTTCGCAGGGGGTGCCCGTAATCGGGTGCCACTGCGCGGTGTGTCGCTCCGTCGATTTCCGCGACAAGCGCCTGCGTGTGTCGGTGCATTTGCAGGTGCAGGGCCGCAGCATCATCATCGATTCGGGCCCGGACTTTCGGCAGCAGGTGCTGCGCGAGCAAATCGACCACCTGGACGCTTTGGTGTTCACGCACGAGCACAAAGATCACACCGCCGGCATGGACGACATCCGGGCGTACAACTTCAAGCAGCGGCAAGACATGCCGGTGTACGCCGAGCCGCGCGTGCTCGAGCAGCTCAAGCGCGAGTACGCCTACATTTTTGCCGATCAAAAATACCCCGGCGTACCGCAGGTCAAAACCATCCCGATTCTCAGCGATACGGCCGGTTTCGAGGTCGAGGGCATCGAGTTTCAGCCCATTCGGGCCCTGCACTACAAGTTGCCGGTGCTGGGTTTTCGGGTGGGGCGTTTCTCCTACGTCACCGATGCCAACCACCTCTCGCCCGAGTCGCGCGAGCGGCTGCGCGGCTCCGATGTATTGGTGCTGAACGCCCTGCGCCACGAGCCGCACATTTCCCACTTCAGTTTATCGGAAGCCCTGGAAGTAATTGAAGATGTGCAGCCTAAGCGCGCGTATCTGACCCACATCAGCCACCTACTGGGCCGGCACCGCGAAGTAGAAACCACGCTGCCGCCGCACGTAAAACTGGCCTACGATGGCCTGCGGGTTGAGGTGTAA
- a CDS encoding PAS domain S-box protein — MSFQTDQALPATDYATYRALFDGAFDAILLYDAQGRLFDCNQRTLDLLRTSRERLLETGLMSFTRAQPAAGPHWAAESDLGEAIRHCAATGEQASRVWYAADTSHNEVDVWLTVHRLELPDQRKIVQLTARDVTTQRRNNETDKQRIAVEHLHNQLRDVLSRANMCYLELDRNARIADFNEHFEHLTGYTREEIVGREYFETFAPVAEREPRRHAFRMSLEQQKLYDFVERSLLGRDGNKRTLFWHSEFAHTPTGEIRGIFFIGYDTTDRQVTAKALTDNRSRLQDFLDNAHDLIQNLSVDNRFLFVNKAWKEKLGYDDDELSELTLGDVVHPYYKAKLLYQLRNLYKGEKVNKLETVFLTKTGKPVHLIGSITCHWDEGEPVSTRAILHDITDRIKAERLQKVYYSIANLAISSKDLHSLYGAIHRELSKIIETNNFYIALSDEARTQLQFAYFVDQNSQGEKAMVTRPFSSGVSEYIIRTGKPQILVREDLQMLIADGTITAYGLMPEVMLCSPLSIGDRIIGVIAVQDYANREAYAPSDLEILHFISNQVALAIERKRNEVQINKQNARLNAIFESGTHLMWSVDLKSRLTSFNRNYAAYFLRRNGVHPALNINLWHADLAMMDEEARQLFIEHYTRAFEGVPQRFEVRLRDVRGHDTWREIYLNPIYLDDGTFEEISGIAHDITDKKRGQLELAAQEEKFRAIFESFQDVYYRTDGQGILTLLSPSVHDMLGYEPHEVIGTHIVNYYVDPADRDALLQTIRQEGEVRNYEIDMRHKDGHPVSVLINARMVQDGPAGTEGIARDITELKTLNDDLRRAKDEAEQALHAKTQFLANMSHELRTPMNGIIGMIDLLHQTVASEEQEEYIDTLRKSSDALLAILNDILDLSKIQAGKMELNEEGMDLHYTLDKIHSLFANRAQQKHLNFTYEITPHTPRFIITDETRLLQVLSNLTSNAIKFTQQGSVTVRVTSVFTDGVEHTLRFEVQDSGIGISPENAKLLFTNFTQLDTTPTKSFGGTGLGLAISKQLTELMGGTIGVDSNVGEGSTFWFSIRCRVATNEMEILQERQASRDRSGAEVMRFEQAPRVLLVDDNPINQKVAVRLLDKLGCRTDVAGDGFEAIGLATSGLRYDVIFMDIQMPEMDGVTAMREIRRRLGPGCPPVVAMTAYSMKEDAERFVQQGMDDYVPKPVKSQDLYEVLCRWRPQAALLTNAPALGDAEPTDAGAPAANAADAADALAKADHDPRPIIDMETVEQLRQLGGADFAAGLFADFEHEAGPLLEEAQTLVDAGKYADILPHLHQLKGTGFTLGLTRLAEQAKHLEHDLKQGRTENTVQDFQVLLHYFAQFVATYPAQTSAT; from the coding sequence ATGTCATTCCAAACCGATCAGGCCTTGCCGGCCACCGATTACGCTACGTACCGCGCCCTGTTCGACGGGGCCTTCGATGCCATTTTGCTCTACGATGCGCAAGGCCGGCTTTTCGACTGCAACCAGCGCACCTTGGATTTGCTGCGTACCTCGCGCGAGCGGCTGCTCGAAACAGGCCTGATGAGCTTCACGCGTGCCCAGCCCGCCGCCGGGCCGCATTGGGCCGCCGAAAGCGACTTGGGCGAGGCCATCCGGCACTGCGCCGCCACCGGCGAGCAGGCCTCGCGGGTGTGGTACGCGGCCGATACCAGCCATAACGAGGTTGATGTATGGCTGACGGTGCACCGGCTGGAGCTGCCCGACCAACGCAAAATCGTGCAGCTCACGGCCCGCGACGTAACCACCCAGCGCCGCAACAACGAAACCGACAAGCAGCGCATTGCGGTGGAGCATTTGCACAACCAGCTCCGCGACGTGCTGAGCCGGGCCAACATGTGTTACCTGGAGCTCGACCGCAACGCGCGCATTGCCGATTTCAACGAGCACTTTGAGCACCTGACGGGCTACACCCGCGAGGAGATTGTTGGCCGGGAGTACTTCGAAACGTTTGCCCCGGTGGCCGAGCGCGAGCCGCGCCGCCACGCCTTCCGCATGTCGCTGGAGCAGCAAAAGCTCTACGATTTTGTGGAGCGCTCCTTGCTGGGCCGCGACGGCAACAAGCGCACCTTGTTCTGGCACTCCGAGTTTGCCCACACGCCCACCGGCGAAATCCGGGGCATCTTTTTTATCGGTTACGACACCACCGACCGCCAGGTAACGGCCAAGGCCCTGACCGACAACCGCTCGCGCCTGCAGGATTTCCTCGACAACGCCCACGACCTGATCCAGAACCTGTCGGTCGACAACCGCTTTTTGTTCGTGAACAAAGCCTGGAAGGAAAAACTGGGCTACGACGACGACGAGCTTTCGGAGCTGACCCTAGGTGATGTGGTGCACCCCTACTACAAGGCCAAGCTGCTGTACCAGCTGCGCAACCTGTACAAGGGCGAGAAGGTGAACAAGCTCGAAACGGTGTTCCTGACCAAAACGGGCAAGCCGGTCCACCTCATTGGCTCTATTACCTGCCACTGGGACGAAGGCGAGCCGGTTAGCACCCGTGCCATTCTGCACGACATCACCGACCGCATCAAGGCCGAGCGCCTGCAGAAGGTATACTACAGCATTGCCAACCTGGCCATCAGCTCCAAAGACCTGCACTCGTTGTACGGCGCCATTCACCGCGAGCTGAGCAAGATCATCGAAACCAACAACTTCTACATCGCCCTCAGCGACGAGGCCCGCACGCAGCTGCAGTTTGCGTACTTCGTCGATCAGAACTCCCAGGGCGAGAAGGCGATGGTAACGCGCCCGTTTTCGTCGGGGGTGTCGGAGTACATCATCCGCACGGGCAAGCCGCAAATTCTGGTGCGCGAGGACCTGCAAATGCTCATTGCCGACGGCACCATTACGGCCTACGGGCTGATGCCGGAGGTGATGCTTTGCTCGCCGCTGAGCATTGGCGATAGGATCATCGGCGTGATTGCCGTGCAGGACTACGCCAACCGCGAGGCCTACGCCCCCTCCGACCTAGAGATTCTGCACTTCATCTCGAACCAGGTGGCGCTGGCCATTGAGCGCAAGCGCAACGAGGTGCAGATCAACAAGCAGAACGCGCGCCTCAACGCCATTTTCGAAAGCGGCACGCACTTGATGTGGTCGGTGGATCTGAAGTCGCGCCTTACCTCGTTCAACCGCAACTACGCGGCGTATTTCCTGCGCCGCAACGGGGTGCACCCGGCCCTCAACATCAACCTCTGGCACGCCGACCTGGCCATGATGGACGAAGAGGCGCGGCAGCTGTTTATCGAGCACTACACGCGCGCCTTCGAGGGCGTGCCGCAGCGCTTCGAGGTGCGCCTGCGCGACGTGCGCGGCCACGATACCTGGCGCGAAATCTACCTCAACCCGATTTACCTCGACGACGGCACCTTCGAGGAAATTTCGGGCATTGCGCACGACATCACCGACAAAAAACGCGGGCAGCTGGAGCTGGCAGCGCAGGAAGAAAAATTCCGGGCCATTTTCGAGTCGTTCCAGGACGTGTACTACCGCACCGATGGCCAAGGCATTCTGACGCTGCTAAGCCCCTCGGTGCATGATATGTTGGGCTACGAGCCGCACGAGGTAATCGGCACGCACATCGTCAATTACTACGTGGACCCCGCCGACCGCGACGCCTTGCTGCAAACCATCAGGCAGGAGGGCGAAGTGCGCAACTACGAGATTGACATGCGCCACAAAGACGGGCACCCGGTTAGTGTACTCATCAACGCGCGCATGGTGCAAGATGGCCCGGCCGGTACCGAGGGCATTGCCCGCGACATTACGGAGCTTAAAACGCTGAACGACGACCTGCGCCGCGCCAAGGACGAAGCCGAGCAAGCCCTGCACGCCAAAACCCAGTTTTTGGCCAACATGAGCCACGAGCTGCGCACGCCCATGAACGGCATCATCGGCATGATTGACTTGCTGCACCAAACGGTGGCCTCGGAAGAGCAAGAGGAGTACATCGACACGCTCCGCAAATCATCCGACGCGCTGCTGGCCATCCTGAACGACATTCTGGATTTGTCGAAGATTCAGGCGGGCAAAATGGAGCTGAACGAGGAGGGCATGGATTTGCACTACACCCTCGACAAAATTCACTCGCTGTTTGCCAACCGGGCGCAGCAAAAGCACCTCAACTTCACCTACGAGATTACGCCGCACACGCCGCGCTTCATCATTACCGACGAAACGCGTTTGCTGCAGGTGCTCAGCAACCTCACGTCCAACGCCATCAAGTTCACGCAACAGGGCTCGGTAACGGTGCGCGTCACGTCGGTGTTTACCGATGGTGTGGAGCACACGTTGCGGTTTGAGGTGCAGGACTCGGGCATTGGTATTTCGCCCGAAAACGCGAAGCTGCTGTTCACCAACTTCACGCAGCTCGACACCACGCCCACCAAATCGTTTGGCGGCACGGGCCTAGGTCTGGCCATCAGCAAGCAGCTCACGGAGCTGATGGGCGGCACCATTGGCGTCGACTCGAACGTGGGCGAAGGCTCCACGTTCTGGTTTAGCATCCGGTGCCGCGTGGCCACCAACGAAATGGAAATATTGCAGGAGCGCCAAGCCTCGCGCGACCGTTCGGGCGCCGAGGTGATGCGCTTTGAGCAGGCGCCGCGCGTGCTGCTCGTCGACGACAACCCCATCAACCAGAAAGTGGCCGTGCGCTTGCTCGATAAGCTGGGCTGCCGCACCGATGTGGCCGGCGACGGGTTTGAGGCCATTGGCTTGGCCACCAGCGGCCTGCGCTACGACGTCATCTTCATGGACATTCAAATGCCTGAAATGGACGGCGTTACGGCCATGCGCGAAATCCGGCGGCGCTTAGGTCCGGGTTGCCCTCCGGTGGTGGCCATGACGGCCTACTCGATGAAGGAAGACGCCGAACGGTTTGTGCAGCAGGGAATGGACGATTACGTGCCCAAACCCGTGAAAAGCCAGGACCTGTACGAGGTGCTCTGCCGCTGGCGGCCGCAAGCAGCCCTGCTGACCAACGCCCCCGCCCTAGGTGATGCCGAGCCCACCGACGCCGGAGCACCCGCGGCCAATGCCGCTGATGCCGCCGACGCCCTGGCAAAAGCCGACCACGACCCGCGCCCCATTATTGATATGGAAACCGTGGAGCAGCTGCGTCAGTTGGGCGGGGCCGATTTTGCAGCCGGGTTGTTTGCCGATTTCGAACACGAAGCCGGGCCATTGCTGGAGGAGGCCCAAACGCTGGTTGATGCCGGAAAATACGCCGATATTCTGCCGCACCTGCACCAACTGAAGGGCACCGGGTTCACGCTTGGCCTCACGCGCCTGGCCGAACAGGCAAAACATTTGGAACATGACTTAAAGCAGGGCCGTACGGAGAATACAGTGCAGGATTTTCAGGTGCTTTTGCATTACTTCGCGCAGTTCGTGGCCACTTACCCGGCCCAAACCAGCGCCACCTGA
- a CDS encoding SDR family NAD(P)-dependent oxidoreductase, with amino-acid sequence MKTALITGASSGIGLELARRFAREKHRVVLVARNRQALEHLQQELQQQHGVEAVVLPADLGQREAPQQLFEELQRRGIEVDYLINNAGFGDFGLFAEADWAKQEQMLDVNIRALTHLTKLFVPGMVQRRSGRIMQLASTAAFQPGPLMAVYYATKAYVLSFSEALANELQGTGVTVTALCPGPTASGFQDAAALNDSKLVKGKKLPTSAEVAEYGYRALMRGETVAVHGLMNSLMAQSVRFAPRNMVTALVRRMSERAH; translated from the coding sequence ATGAAAACCGCCCTTATCACCGGCGCCAGCTCGGGCATTGGCCTGGAGCTTGCCCGCCGCTTTGCCCGCGAAAAACACCGCGTGGTGCTGGTGGCCCGCAACCGGCAAGCCTTGGAGCACCTGCAGCAGGAGTTGCAGCAACAGCACGGCGTTGAGGCCGTGGTGCTGCCCGCCGACCTAGGCCAGCGCGAGGCCCCGCAGCAGTTGTTCGAGGAGTTGCAGCGCCGCGGCATCGAGGTGGACTACCTCATCAACAACGCGGGTTTTGGTGACTTCGGCTTGTTTGCTGAGGCCGACTGGGCCAAGCAGGAGCAAATGCTTGATGTGAACATCCGGGCCCTTACGCACCTCACCAAGCTGTTTGTGCCCGGCATGGTGCAGCGCCGTTCGGGCCGCATTATGCAGCTGGCCAGCACGGCCGCGTTTCAGCCTGGCCCGCTGATGGCGGTGTACTACGCCACCAAGGCCTACGTGCTGAGCTTTTCGGAGGCGCTGGCCAACGAGCTGCAGGGCACGGGCGTAACCGTAACGGCGCTGTGCCCCGGCCCCACGGCCTCGGGCTTTCAGGACGCGGCTGCCCTCAACGATTCCAAGCTGGTGAAGGGCAAAAAACTACCGACTTCGGCCGAAGTTGCCGAGTACGGCTACCGCGCGCTGATGCGCGGCGAAACCGTGGCGGTGCACGGCCTCATGAACTCGCTGATGGCACAATCGGTACGCTTTGCCCCGCGCAATATGGTAACGGCCCTGGTGCGGCGCATGTCGGAGCGGGCGCACTAG
- a CDS encoding Dps family protein: MATKTSAKSSAGAAAKPSANGRGAASKSARGLSGKATASTGDIDAPITLAKNGTDAVQPVLNQQENSPRVLQRFGTVAQRLPIGLDDATRQESVDMLNQLLADTITLRDLYKKHHWQVVGPTFYQLHLLYDKHYEEQSTLVDTIAERIQILGGISLAMAPDIAEATSIPRPPRDREEAPVQVSRLLEAHEIILRACHEYAERSSESGDDGTNDLVVSQVIRTNEMQVWFLSEHLVDTPLARS, encoded by the coding sequence ATGGCTACTAAAACATCTGCTAAATCTTCGGCTGGCGCCGCGGCGAAGCCCTCGGCCAATGGCCGGGGCGCAGCCTCCAAATCGGCCCGGGGCCTCTCAGGCAAAGCAACTGCATCCACAGGCGACATCGACGCGCCCATAACGCTGGCCAAAAACGGCACCGATGCAGTGCAACCCGTGCTCAACCAGCAAGAAAACTCGCCGCGCGTGCTGCAGCGTTTCGGCACCGTGGCGCAGCGCCTGCCCATCGGCCTCGACGATGCCACGCGGCAGGAAAGCGTGGACATGCTCAATCAGCTGCTGGCCGATACCATCACGCTGCGCGATCTGTACAAAAAGCACCACTGGCAAGTTGTGGGCCCTACGTTCTATCAGCTGCACTTGCTCTACGACAAGCACTACGAGGAGCAAAGCACCCTGGTAGATACCATTGCCGAGCGCATTCAGATTTTGGGCGGCATTTCGCTGGCCATGGCCCCCGACATTGCCGAGGCCACGAGCATTCCGCGCCCGCCCCGCGACCGGGAAGAAGCGCCGGTGCAGGTTTCGCGCCTGCTCGAAGCCCACGAAATAATTTTGCGGGCCTGCCACGAGTACGCCGAACGCTCGTCCGAATCGGGCGACGACGGCACCAACGATTTGGTGGTAAGCCAGGTAATCCGCACCAACGAAATGCAGGTGTGGTTCCTGTCGGAGCACCTCGTGGATACGCCGCTGGCTCGCTCGTAA